The Gossypium hirsutum isolate 1008001.06 chromosome D06, Gossypium_hirsutum_v2.1, whole genome shotgun sequence genome contains the following window.
CTTTCGAAGGCATTCTAGAATTTAGAACAACGtaaatgaactttgattttgtccTTTAGAAAACAAGACAATGCAACGAGCCCACCCCTCAAGAGAATTCTTTGTTCCTTGGAGAGGACTGCCTAGTAATTgccataaattaattataaacaaTAAAACCGTTAATCTAAGTTCCAGAATCTAATCTAGTCAAACATCTAACGACTTTGGGAAATTGAATTAAGACAAAAAATTAAAACCTTATATATGCAAACTCCAATGTTAACTCTAACTAACCCACTTAAGTCTTCCCCTAATTTCTAAGAGATTCTTTTTTTACTCTTGCTTTCCCTTTCTCTTTGGAAACATAACTAATACGAGAGAAGCTGAAACTTTGTCCTAGAGAAACACGTTGTTGGAGAACATGACTTTGAACAACAATATCAATGTTGGACAACTATGTTCATTAATTCTCTAGTATTCAACGTTTAATGCAAAGGGTTTGTGATTCTCACTTTGATGCAACTCTCCCTTCTATATATACTCACTTCAATGAGCATGGAAGGAACACATCAAACTTCAAACTTCAAACTTCAAACTTCAAACTTCACCACACTCTTACATTCAAAGATACTAGTTCAATTTAGAAGAAAGGAAGAGAGAGGAGACGGAAATGGGCAGTGGAGCAGCTGAGATGATGTTCCGGGGCGTCTTCGAAGGAAGCATTTCAATGCAAGACTGCTTGATCGAACGGAGGCCCTACCATCGTAACTGCCAATGTGCATTGCACAACCTCAAAGGGATTTGTTCATCTACTTGCAGTTCCCGGACAACCAATATATCATTCCCTAAGAAACAGACATGGGGTGATTGTTCCTTGTCTTTATCGGCTCCCAAATTCTCTTCCCCATCTCCTCTTCTTCCTAATGCCTCCTTCACCAATACCCTACAAAATATTGATTCAACTCCTGTTTTGTACGAAGCAGAAGGTCAGCACAGTTAAGTATAGAAATTAAAACAGGTTAGGAAATGACAACTATTTTTCTTTTGATCTTTTTCAATTTAGCTTCACCTCTAGATATAGAGAGGGTAAAAAGCGTACAGGTTTTTCTATCTAAACTACTCCCTTGTAAATTACTACAGAACtaattgtaatttattttgaaaataaaaatatataatttacagATTTCTCCAACAAAATTCAGAATATAATGTATGTCTTTTAATAAGGAGTTTCCTAGACAATGTCAATT
Protein-coding sequences here:
- the LOC107900010 gene encoding uncharacterized protein yields the protein MGSGAAEMMFRGVFEGSISMQDCLIERRPYHRNCQCALHNLKGICSSTCSSRTTNISFPKKQTWGDCSLSLSAPKFSSPSPLLPNASFTNTLQNIDSTPVLYEAEGQHS